The proteins below are encoded in one region of Vulpes lagopus strain Blue_001 chromosome 10, ASM1834538v1, whole genome shotgun sequence:
- the LOC121500681 gene encoding thymosin beta-4-like, giving the protein MSDEPDMAKIEKFNKSKLKKTEMQDINPLCSKETTEQEKQASES; this is encoded by the coding sequence ATGTCTGACGAACCTGATATGGCTAAGATAGAGAAATTCAATAAATcaaaattgaagaagacagaaatgcaAGACATAAATCCACTGTGTTCAAAAGAAACAACTGAACAGGAGAAGCAAGCCAGTGAATCGTGA